Proteins from one Pongo abelii isolate AG06213 chromosome 7, NHGRI_mPonAbe1-v2.0_pri, whole genome shotgun sequence genomic window:
- the PARP10 gene encoding protein mono-ADP-ribosyltransferase PARP10 isoform X2 yields the protein MGCFPTHLMPRPRVAMAEAEAGVAVEVRGLPPAVPDELLTLYFENRRRSGGGPVLSWQRLGCGGVLTFREPADAERVLAQADHELHGAQLSLRPAPPRAPARLLLQGLPPGTTPQRLEQHVQALLRASGLPVQPCCALASPRPDRALVRLPKPLSEADVRVLEEQAQNLGLEGALVSLARVPQARAVRVVGDGASVDLLLLELYLENERRSGGGPLEDLRRLPGPLGTVASFQQWQVAERVLQQEHRLQGSELSLVPHYDVLEPEELAENTSGGDHPSTQGPRATKHALLRTGGLVTALQGAGTVTMGSGEEPGQSGSSLRTGPMVQGTGTMTTGSGQEPGQSGSSLRTGPMVQGTGTMTTGSGQEPGQSGASLRTGPMGSLGQAEPVGSMPMGSLEHEGLVSLRPGGLQEQEGPMSLGPVGSAGPVEISKGLPGQEGLVEIAMDSPGQEGLVSPMEIAMGSLEKAGPVSPGRVKLAGQEGLVEIVLLMEPGAMRFLQLYHEDLLAGLGDVALFPLEGPDVTGFRLCGAQASCQAAEEFLRSLLGSVSCHVLRLEHPGSARFLLGPEGQHLLQELEAQFQCVFGTERLATATLDTGLEEVDPTEALPVLPGDAHTLWTPDSAEEVRELLATLEGLDLDGEDWLPRELEEEGPQEQPEEEATPGHEEEEPAAPSTVAPRRLEEEAALQLALHRSLEPQGQVAEQEEAAALRQALALSLLEQPLLEAEEPPDGGTDGKAQLVVHSAFEQDVEELDRALRTALEVHLQEETVGPWRRTLPAELRARLERCHGVSVALRGDCTILRGFGAHPARAARHLMALLAGPWDQSLAFPLAASGPTLAEQTLKGPWNKLERLAENTGEFREVAQAFYDTLDTAHSSIRIVRVERVSHPLLQQQYELYRERLLQRCERRPVEQVLYHGTTAPAVPDICAHGFNRSFCGRNATVYGKGVYFARRASLSVQDRYSPPNADGHKAVFVARVLTGDYGQGRRGLRAPPLRGPGHVLLRYDSAVDCICQPSIFVIFHDTQALPTHLITCEHMPRASPDDPSGLPGRSPDA from the exons GCTGCTCCAAGGACTGCCCCCTGGCACCACACCCCAGCGCTTGGAGCAGCATGTCCAGGCCTTGCTGCGTGCCTCGGGGCTCCCGGTACAGCCTTGCTGTGCCTTGGCCAGCCCCCGGCCAGACCGGGCTCTGGTCCGGTTGCCCAAGCCCCTTTCTGAGGCAG ATGTCCGTGTCCTGGAGGAGCAGGCCCAGAATCTGGGCCTGGAGGGGGCCTTGGTGTCCCTGGCCCGGGTTCCCCAGGCCCGAGCGGTGCGTGTGGTGGGGGATGGTGCCTCTGTGGACCTGCTGCTGCTGGAGCTGTACCTGGAGAATGAGCGCCGCAGTGGTGGGGGGCCCCTGGAGGACCTGCGACGCCTACCCGGGCCCCTGGGCACTGTTGCCTCCTTCCAGCAGTGGCAAG TGGCAGAACGAGTGTTGCAGCAGGAGCACCGGCTGCAGGGCTCAGAGCTGAGCCTTGTCCCCCACTACGACGTCCTGGAGCCCGAGGAGCTGGCTGAGAACACCAGTGGAGGGGACCACCCGTCCACCCAGGGGCCTAGGGCTACCAAGCATGCTCTCCTGAGGACCGGAGGGCTGGTGACGGCTCTGCAGGGTGCAGGGACTGTGACAATGGGCTCTGGCGAGGAACCAGGGCAGTCAGGGTCCTCTCTGAGGACAGGTCCCATGGTGCAGGGTACAGGGACTATGACAACGGGCTCTGGCCAGGAACCAGGGCAGTCAGGGTCCTCTCTGAGGACAGGTCCCATGGTGCAGGGTACAGGAACTATGACAACGGGCTCTGGCCAGGAACCAGGGCAGTCAGGGGCCTCTCTGAGGACAGGTCCCATGGGGTCTCTGGGACAGGCAGAGCCAGTTGGCTCGATGCCCATGGGGTCTTTGGAACATGAGGGGCTGGTAAGCCTGAGGCCTGGGGGGTTGCAGGAACAGGAGGGGCCCATGAGCCTGGGGCCTGTGGGGTCTGCAGGCCCAGTGGAGATCTCTAAGGGGTTGCCGGGGCAGGAGGGCCTGGTGGAAATTGCCATGGACTCACCAGGGCAAGAGGGGCTGGTGAGTCCCATGGAGATCGCCATGGGGTCTCTGGAGAAGGCAGGGCCTGTGAGCCCAGGACGTGTGAAGCTGGCGGGGCAGGAGGGCCTGGTGGAGATAGTGCTGTTGATGGAGCCAGGGGCGATGCGCTTCCTGCAGCTCTATCATGAGGACCTTCTTGCGGGCCTGGGAGATGTCGCTCTCTTCCCACTTGAAGGACCGGATGTGACTGGCTTTCGG CTCTGTGGAGCCCAGGCTTCCTGTCAGGCGGCTGAGGAGTTTCTGCGGAGCCTGCTGGGCAGCGTTAGCTGCCATGTGTTGCGCCTGGAGCACCCGGGCAGCGCCAGGTTTCTCCTGGGCCCAGAAGGGCAGCACCTtctccaggagctggaggctcaGTTCCAGTGTGTCTTTGGGACAGAGCGCCTGGCCACAGCCACGTTGGACACAGGCCTTGAAGAg GTGGACCCTACCGAGGCCCTCCCAGTGCTCCCTGGCGACGCCCACACCCTGTGGACCCCAGACAGTGCAG aggagGTCCGAGAACTGCTGGCCACCTTGGAGGGCCTAGACCTAGACGGGGAGGACTGGCTGCCTCGGGAGCTGGAGGAGGAAGGGCCTCAGGAGCAGCCAGAGGAGGAGGCGACCCCAGGGCATGAGGAGGAGGAGCCTGCGGCCCCCAGCACTGTGGCACCCAGGCGGCTGGAGGAGGAGGCCGCTCTGCAGCTGGCCCTCCACCGGTCGCTGGAGCCTCAAGGTCAGGTGGCTGAGCAGGAGGAGGCTGCTGCCCTGCGGCAAGCCCTAGCCCTCTCCCTGCTGGAGCAGCCCCTGTTGGAGGCAGAAGAGCCCCCAGATGGGGGGACTGATGGCAAGGCCCAGCTGGTGGTGCACTCGGCCTTTGAGCAGGATGTGGAGGAGCTGGACCGGGCGCTCAGGACTGCCTTGGAGGTCCACCTCCAGGAGGAGACGGTGGGGCCCTGGCGCCGCACACTGCCTGCAGAGCTGCGTGCTCGCCTGGAGCGGTGCCATGGTGTGAGTGTTGCCCTGCGTGGTGACTGCACCATCCTCCGTGGCTTCGGGGCCCACCCTGCCCGTGCTGCCCGCCACTTGATGGCGCTTCTGGCTGGCCCCTGGGATCAGAGTTTGGCCTTTCCCTTGGCAGCTTCAGGCCCTACCT TGGCGGAGCAGACGCTGAAGGGGCCCTGGAACAAGCTGGAGCGTCTGGCAGAGAACACCGGGGAGTTCCGGGAGGTGGCGCAGGCCTTCTACGACACCCTGGACACTGCCCACAGCAGCATCCGCATCGTTCGT GTGGAGCGCGTGTCGCACCCGCTGCTGCAGCAGCAGTATGAGCTGTACCGGGAGCGCCTGCTGCAGCGATGCGAGCGGCGCCCGGTGGAGCAGGTGCTGTACCACGGCACGACGGCGCCGGCAGTGCCTGACATCTGCGCCCACGGCTTCAACCGCAGCTTCTGCGGCCGCAACG CCACGGTCTACGGGAAGGGCGTGTATTTCGCCAGGCGCGCCTCCCTTTCGGTGCAGGACCGCTACTCGCCCCCCAACGCCGATGGCCATAAGGCGGTGTTCGTGGCACGGGTGCTGACCGGCGACTACGGGCAGGGCCGCCGCGGTCTGCGGGCGCCCCCACTGCGGGGTCCTGGCCACGTGCTCCTGCGCTACGACAGCGCCGTGGACTGCATCTGCCAGCCCAGCATCTTCGTCATCTTCCACGACACCCAGGCGCTGCCCACCCACCTCATCACCTGCGAGCACATGCCCCGCGCTTCCCCCGACGACCCCTCTGGGCTCCCGGGCCGCTCCCCAGACGCTTAA